A region of Heptranchias perlo isolate sHepPer1 unplaced genomic scaffold, sHepPer1.hap1 HAP1_SCAFFOLD_915, whole genome shotgun sequence DNA encodes the following proteins:
- the LOC137319869 gene encoding uncharacterized protein, with product LKAQNVAGASEMESQQQSASSGGNPTPATVSIIRGKPHPSNSQHHQGETPPQQESASSGGNPTPATAPIRRLLFTGPYSPATVHRPLFAGYCSPATAHRPLFAGPCSPAPVHRPLFAGPCSPAPVHRPLFTGPYSPAPARRPLFAGPCSPTPVHRPLLTGLCSQAPAHQPLLTIPCSPAPARRPLFTGPCSPTPVHRPLLTGPYSPAPIRRPLLTSPCSPSPSRRPLLTGLCSPVSTQRSLLNGLYSPASVHQPLFTGPCLSAPVHRSLLTSLCSPAPVHRSLLTSLCSPAPVHRSLLTGPCSPAPFHRPLFTGLYSPASVHRRLFTGLCSPAPVHRPLFTGLYSPASVHRRLFTGLCSPAPVHRPLFIGLCSPVSTHRPLFTGACSPASVHRPLFTGLCSPVSTHRRLFTGPCSPASVHRPLFTGPCSPASVHRPLFTGPCSPASVHRPLFTGPCSPVSTHRPLFTGPCSPAPFHQSLLTGPYSPAPVHRPLFTGPCSPVSTHRPLLTGSCSPAPVHRPLFTSLYSPAPTHRPLFTGPCSPAPVHQSLLTGPYSPAPVHQPLFTGPCSPASIHRPLFTGLCSPAPVHRPLFTGLCSPASVHQPLFTGLCSPAPVHRPLFSGLCSPAPVHRPLFTGLCSPAPVHRPLFTGPCSPASVHQPLFTGLCSPAPVHRPLFTGPCSPAPVHRPLFTGLCSPAPVHRPLFTSPCSPVSTHRPLLTSPCSPASVHRPLFTGLFSPAPVHWPLFTGLFSPAPVHWPLFTGLFSLVSVCSLVSAHRSLLTGKELEQK from the exons cTGAAAGCGCAAAATGTTGCTGGAGCCTCGGAAATGGAATCCCAGCAACAGTCAGCATCATCAGGGGGAAACCCCACCCCAGCAACAGTCAGCATCATCAGGGGGAAACCCCACCCCAGCAACAGTCAGCATCATCAGGGGGAAACcccaccccagcaagagtcagcatcaTCAGGGGGAAACCCCACCCCAGCAACA GCCCCTATTCGCCGGCTACTGTTCACCGGCCCCTATTCGCCGGCTACTGTTCACCGGCCCCTATTCGCCGGCTACTGTTCACCGGCCACTGCTCACCGGCCCCTATTCGCCGGCCCCTGTTCACCGGCCCCTGTTCACCGGCCCCTATTCGCCGGCCCCTGTTCACCGGCCCCTGTTCACCGGCCCCTGTTCACCGGCCCCTATTCGCCGGCCCCTGCTCGCCGGCCCCTGTTCGCCGGCCCCTGCTCGCCGACCCCTGTTCACCGGCCCCTGCTCACCGGCCTCTGTTCGCAGGCCCCTGCTCACCAGCCCCTGCTCACCATCCCCTGCTCGCCGGCCCCTGCTCGCCGACCCCTGTTCACCGGCCCCTGCTCGCCGACCCCTGTTCACCGGCCCCTGCTCACCGGCCCCTATTCGCCGGCCCCTATTCGCCGGCCCCTGCTCACCAGCCCCTGCTCACCATCCCCTTCTCGCCGGCCCCTGCTCACTGGCCTCTGTTCGCCGGTCTCTACTCAACGGTCTCTACTCAACGGTCTCTATTCACCGgcctctgttcaccagccccttTTCACCGGCCCCTGTTTATCGGCCCCTGTTCACCGGTCTCTACTCACCAgcctctgttcaccagcccctgtTCACCGGTCTCTTCTCACCAgcctctgttcaccagcccctgtTCACCGGTCTCTTCTCACCGGCCCCTGTTCACCAGCCCCTTTTCACCGGCCCCTGTTCACCGGTCTCTACTCACCGGCCTCTGTTCACCGGCGCCTGTTCACCGGCCTCTGTTCACCGGCCCCTGTTCACCGGCCTCTGTTCACCGGTCTCTACTCACCGGCCTCTGTTCACCGGCGCCTGTTCACCGGCCTCTGTTCACCGGCGCCTGTTCACCGGCCCCTGTTCATCGGCCTCTGTTCACCGGTCTCTACTCACCGGCCTCTGTTCACCGGCGCCTGTTCACCGGCCTCTGTTCACCGGCCCCTGTTCACCGGCCTCTGTTCACCGGTCTCTACTCACCGGCGCCTGTTCACCGGCCCCTGTTCACCGGCCTCTGTTCACCGGCCCCTGTTCACCGGCCCCTGTTCACCGGCCTCTGTTCACCGGCCCCTGTTCACCGGCCCCTGTTCACCGGCCTCTGTTCACCGGCCCCTGTTCACCGGCCCCTGTTCACCGGTCTCTACTCACCGGCCCCTGTTCACCGGCCCCTGTTCACCGGCCCCTTTTCACCAGTCTCTACTCACCGGCCCCTACTCACCGGCCCCTGTTCACCGGCCCCTGTTCACCGGCCCCTGTTCACCAGTCTCTACTCACCGGCCTCTACTCACCGGCTCCTGTTCACCGGCCCCTGTTCACCGGCCCCTGTTCACCAGTCTCTACTCACCGGCCCCTACTCACCGGCCCCTGTTCACCGGCCCCTGTTCACCGGCCCCTGTTCACCAGTCTCTACTCACCGGCCCCTACTCACCGGCCCCTGTTCACCAGCCCCTGTTCACCGGCCCCTGTTCACCGGCCTCTATTCACCGGCCCCTGTTCACCGgcctctgttcaccagcccctgtTCACCGGCCTCTATTCACCGGCCTCTGTTCACCGgcctctgttcaccagcccctgtTCACCGGCCTCTGTTCACCGGCCCCTGTTCACCGGCCCCTGTTCTCCGGCCTCTGTTCACCGGCCCCTGTTCACCGGCCCCTTTTCACCGGCCTCTGTTCACCGGCCCCTGTTCACCGGCCTCTGTTCACCGGCCCCTGTTCACCGgcctctgttcaccagcccctgtTCACCGGCCTCTGTTCACCGGCCCCTGTTCACCGGCCTCTGTTCACCGGCCCCTGTTCACCGGCCCCTGTTCACCGGCCCCTGTTCACCGgcctctgttcaccagcccctgtTCACCGgcctctgttcaccagcccctgtTCACCAGTCTCTACTCACCGGCCCCTACTCACCAGCCCCTGTTCACCGGCCTCTGTTCACCGGCCCCTGTTCACCGGTCTCTTCTCACCGGCCCCTGTTCACTGGCCCCTGTTCACCGGTCTCTTCTCACCGGCCCCTGTTCACTGGCCCCTGTTCACCGGTCTCTTCTCACTGGTCTCTGTTTGTTCACTGGTCTCTGCTCACCGGTCCCTGCTCACCGGCAAAGAGCTGGAACAGAAATGA